A genome region from Bufo gargarizans isolate SCDJY-AF-19 chromosome 2, ASM1485885v1, whole genome shotgun sequence includes the following:
- the LOC122928518 gene encoding E3 ubiquitin/ISG15 ligase TRIM25-like, with translation MATAGLRKELECSICLNLYTNPVTLRCGHNFCQVCIDQVLNTQEEPGVYFCPECRAEFPERPALQRNITLCNIVENFLSTQPHQEEVTGICCTYCIHSPVSAVKSCLHCEASLCDNHLRVHSKSAEHVLTEPSTSLESRKCSVHKKILEYYCTEDAACICVSCSLAGEHRGHRVEMLGEASQKKKEKLRNLLQKLITDRMKTDETVKSLEEHRGKALAKAAGEEKRVMALFKGIRGQLDDLEKKVLSDISRQEEQVSLSLSDMIEKLGIKKDELSRKMRHIEELCNMTDPLTVLQEPDTDDLCDPDENIGGNKTHDVDVAVITDILHAGISDIITYLQTISPKNPKEMSPQPHMFQSLPKHAETAAPKPIQQVMLQKPYTLNQALRRHHLQSPNSPSGRWGGSSVILSRTSPWQVPGDQRDWQHVG, from the coding sequence ATGGCGACTGCTGGTCTAAGAAAGGAGCTTGAATGTTCCATCTGTCTGAACCTTTATACAAATCCTGTAACCCTGAGATGTGGACACAACTTCTGCCAGGTCTGTATAGATCAGGTCCTAAATACACAGGAGGAGCCTGGGGTTTATTTCTGTCCTGAATGCAGAGCAGAGTTTCCGGAGCGGCCTGCACTGCAGAGGAACATAACTTTATGTAACATAGTAGAGAATTTCCTGTCTACTCAGccgcatcaggaggaggtcaccgGGATCTGCTGTACTTACTGTATTCACTCTCCTGTATCTGCTGTTAAATCCTGTCTACACTGTGAGGCTTCTCTGTGTGATAATCACCTGAGAGTTCACAGCAAGTCAGCAGAACACGTCCTAACTGAGCCCAGCACTTCTCTGGAGAGCAGGAAATGTTCTGTCCATAAGAAGATCCTGGAATATTACTGCACTGAGGATGCGGCTTGTATCTGTGTGTCTTGCAGTTTGGCTGGAGAACACCGGGGACACCGGGTGGAGATGCTGGGTGAGGCCTCTCAGAAGAAGAAGGAGAAATTGAGAAATCTTCTACAGAAACTCATCACAGACAGAATGAAAACTGATGAAACAGTTAAAAGTCTGGAGGAGCACAGGGGAAAAGCCCTAGCAAAAGCAGCTGGAGAAGAAAAAAGAGTCATGGCCCTGTTTAAAGGTATCAGGGGACAGCTGGATGACCTGGAGAAGAAGGTCCTGAGTGACATTTCCAGGCAGGAAGAACAGGTCTCACTGTCACTGTCTGATATGATCGAGAAGCTGGGAATAAAGAAGGACGAGCTGTCCAGGAAGATGAGACACATTGAGGAGCTGTGTAACATGACTGATCCACTGACTGTCTTACAGGAACCAGACACAGATGACTTGTGTGATCCTGATGAGAACATAGGGGGAAATAAGACACATGATGTAGATGTGGCTGTAATTACAGATATTTTACATGCAGGGATATCTGATATAATCACATATCTGCAGACCATCTCACCTAAAAATCCAAAAGAAATGAGTCCACAACCCCACATGTTCCAATCTCTGCCCAAACATGCAGAAACTGCAGCTCCAAAGCCGATTCAGCAAGTAATGCTCCAAAAGCCTTACACTTTAAACCAAGCTCTTCGCAGACACCATTTACAAAGCCCTAACTCCCCTTCAGGGCGGTGGGGGGGGAGTTCTgtcatactgtcacggacgtCCCCTTGGCAGGTACCAGGCGATCAGAGAGATTGGCAAcatgtgggttaa